In one Juglans regia cultivar Chandler chromosome 11, Walnut 2.0, whole genome shotgun sequence genomic region, the following are encoded:
- the LOC108998804 gene encoding uncharacterized protein LOC108998804 yields the protein MRDHSKNPHFQNQEEEAAEEALALCHLPVDDNNNENDNQHMNCCNNDSNCLSNHNPRSRSEPPDIFEFLISDFGSDMCPADDIFFCGKLVPFEGKSPLTHDQTPKTSATDENQARKTHSHRRCESLSKLQSPVTGFNTSIASSTTTLMRNSRSLDYRKLHPSSISMISTAPEIELNPSVRSVGKYDIALKKAAKPRWYLLMFGMVKFPPEMELSDIKNRQVRRNPPSTLFPPPLDVNRNLPVSRSSSTKGSWRFLRALSCKDHASVTVTASFCFPDE from the coding sequence ATGAGAGATCATTCTAAGAATCCTCATTTTCAAaaccaagaagaagaagcagcagaagAGGCGCTCGCCCTTTGCCACCTTCCAGTCGATGATAACAACAACGAGAATGATAATCAGCACATGAATTGTTGCAACAACGATTCCAATTGCTTGTCCAACCACAATCCACGATCACGCTCTGAGCCCCCCGATATTTTCGAGTTCTTGATCAGCGACTTCGGCTCCGATATGTGTCCAGCCGACGACATCTTCTTCTGCGGAAAACTCGTGCCCTTTGAAGGAAAATCTCCTCTCACTCATGATCAAACCCCCAAAACATCAGCCACCGACGAAAACCAAGCAAGAAAAACGCATTCTCACCGAAGATGCGAGTCATTATCCAAGCTACAAAGCCCCGTAACTGGATTCAACACTAGTATAGCTAGTAGCACTACTACGCTCATGAGGAACAGCCGCTCTTTGGATTATAGAAAGCTCCACCCGAGTTCCATTTCCATGATCTCCACGGCACCGGAAATAGAGCTAAACCCATCCGTAAGGAGCGTTGGAAAGTATGATATAGCGCTTAAAAAGGCGGCGAAGCCTCGTTGGTACTTGTTGATGTTTGGAATGGTGAAGTTTCCACCGGAGATGGAGCTTAGTGATATAAAGAATCGACAGGTTCGGCGGAACCCTCCTTCGACGCTGTTTCCTCCACCGCTTGATGTTAACAGGAATTTGCCGGTGAGCCGGAGCTCCTCCACTAAGGGGTCTTGGAGGTTTCTTAGAGCTTTGAGCTGCAAGGACCATGCAAGTGTGACGGTAACGGCGTCGTTTTGCTTTCCAGATGAGTGA
- the LOC108998880 gene encoding uncharacterized protein LOC108998880, with protein MSCLALSLQPANGSDILLQTREWFPPARALVALSAFRQTRLAFAASKHNNPSTSSSSDADADSIAASLGDDPLAASSGQVIVGVESRYRVVYRLVNSIYVLGITTAEDNSAVNVFECIHIVNQAVFVVVTACRGVDVTPEKLGRKYAEIYMALDIVLRGVSSIRLAAMLGSMHGDGIAKMVHSALDTESKIRGAENWINLEANSVEHEAGIDTFSNARFEMPPETLAAGDEVAASLAPVAPPVGDQQPEQQEETQAEKDPFAASDTINQPQELVGGFKKNKDPSSSTDLTLALAGLEGTPLPPAEATQSTYIGVEGFEGDYGGVAYGNEKAASLDDSFQGLNDAPFGGGLDASEFLGPTKVSKPQGLGGLELLQTGQSDAPVVASAAGMGANTPLDDLVKKTEQKGPEMFILEEISVEFRESLLARVGLMGVVYLKTLPTKVSGDKETEFSFQVEGTSAVKRFVMQSSRVSSLGNGMFHVRTASGDEPIPILKYSLLPRLTPLPLRIRLTKRHTGTLLSVMIQYVSNPDLPAPLNDVTFVLKLPVDPTLLKVSPKAMLNRSERELKWHVPEIPVKGSPGRLRVRMPVDSIDEDEEMEIVGYVKFSAQGPRSLSGISLRPASEGKIEFYEVSHRFESGVYMCN; from the coding sequence ATGTCCTGCTTAGCCCTCTCTCTCCAACCTGCCAACGGATCCGACATCCTGCTCCAGACCCGCGAGTGGTTCCCACCCGCTCGAGCCCTCGTCGCTCTCTCCGCCTTCCGCCAAACCCGCCTCGCCTTCGCCGCCTCCAAACACAACAATCCCTCGACCTCTTCATCCTCCGATGCCGACGCCGACTCCATTGCAGCCTCTCTCGGCGACGACCCCCTCGCCGCCTCCAGTGGCCAGGTCATCGTCGGCGTCGAGAGCCGCTACCGCGTGGTGTATCGCCTCGTGAACTCCATCTACGTCCTTGGTATTACTACGGCCGAAGACAATTCCGCTGTCAACGTCTTCGAGTGCATCCACATCGTCAACCAGGCCGTCTTCGTCGTCGTCACGGCCTGCCGAGGCGTCGACGTCACACCCGAGAAGCTCGGGCGCAAGTACGCCGAGATCTACATGGCGCTCGACATCGTCCTACGTGGCGTCAGCAGCATCCGTCTCGCCGCCATGCTCGGTTCTATGCATGGTGACGGCATTGCCAAGATGGTGCACTCGGCGCTCGACACCGAGAGCAAGATCCGCGGCGCCGAGAATTGGATCAATTTGGAAGCGAATTCCGTCGAACACGAAGCAGGCATCGACACGTTTTCAAACGCACGTTTCGAGATGCCCCCCGAGACTCTCGCGGCCGGGGACGAGGTTGCAGCGAGCCTCGCCCCCGTGGCGCCACCTGTGGGCGATCAACAGCCGGAGCAGCAGGAGGAAACGCAAGCGGAGAAAGACCCGTTCGCGGCGAGCGATACTATTAACCAGCCGCAAGAGCTTGTGGGTGGGTTTAAGAAAAACAAGGACCCGTCTTCCTCAACGGATTTGACATTGGCATTGGCGGGGCTCGAGGGTACGCCGTTGCCTCCCGCGGAGGCGACCCAATCGACGTATATTGGAGTCGAGGGATTCGAAGGAGATTACGGTGGAGTAGCGTATGGAAATGAGAAGGCGGCATCCTTGGATGATTCATTTCAAGGGCTTAATGATGCGCCTTTCGGTGGAGGATTGGATGCTTCTGAGTTTTTGGGTCCCACAAAAGTATCGAAACCTCAAGGTCTTGGTGGGCTTGAGTTGTTACAGACTGGGCAGAGTGATGCACCGGTGGTAGCTTCTGCTGCCGGCATGGGAGCAAATACCCCACTTGATGATCTGGTGAAGAAAACCGAACAGAAGGGTCCGGAGATGTTTATTCTGGAAGAGATTAGTGTGGAGTTCAGAGAATCTCTGCTTGCTAGAGTTGGATTGATGGGCGTGGTTTATCTGAAAACATTGCCAACTAAAGTGTCGGGTGATAAAGAAACCGAGTTTTCATTCCAGGTGGAGGGTACGAGTGCGGTTAAGAGATTTGTTATGCAGAGTTCTCGTGTTAGTAGTCTCGGTAATGGAATGTTTCATGTGAGAACCGCATCCGGTGACGAGCCTATACCGATTCTCAAATATAGCTTGTTGCCTAGGTTGACCCCGTTGCCTCTGAGGATTCGTCTAACAAAGCGTCATACTGGAACATTACTTTCTGTGATGATTCAGTATGTATCAAACCCTGATTTACCAGCACCATTGAATGACGTAACCTTTGTATTGAAACTACCGGTCGACCCCACCTTGTTGAAGGTGTCTCCAAAAGCTATGTTGAATAGGTCTGAAAGAGAATTGAAATGGCATGTCCCAGAGATTCCAGTTAAGGGTTCTCCTGGTCGGTTGAGGGTGAGGATGCCTGTGGACTCTATTGACGAGGATGAAGAGATGGAGATTGTTGGCTATGTGAAATTTTCTGCCCAAGGACCTAGATCATTGTCTGGGATTAGCCTACGGCCTGCTTCTGAGGGTAAGATCGAGTTTTATGAGGTTAGTCACAGGTTTGAGAGTGGGGTTTATATGTGCAATTGA